The proteins below come from a single Serpentinimonas raichei genomic window:
- a CDS encoding CoA-acylating methylmalonate-semialdehyde dehydrogenase, which produces MSTQRHIPHFINGQSLAGRSGCHAEVFDPATGRVQAQVPLATAAEAAQAVAAAQAAFPAWGQTPPLQRARVLFRFKELLERHADEIAAAISAEHGKVLADAHGELTRGLEVVEFACGAPHLLKGEHSINVGRGVDSYTEYAPLGVVAGVTPFNFPCMVPMWMFPVALACGNTFVLKPSERVPSAPLILARLLKDAGLPDGVFNVLQGDRVAVDALLDDPRVQALSFVGSTPVADYIYARGSALGKRVQALGGAKNHMVILPDADLEQAAAALLGAAYGSAGERCMAISVAVCVGDATAEALIAKLRPLVEGLRIGPGNQAEPDIGPLVTAAHRERVRAYVDSGVAEGAELLVDGRSLRVPGYEDGFFLGGCLFDRVRPEMRIYREEIFGPVLCLLRVPDFEAALKLVDEHEYGNGTAIFTRDGDAARQFAHRVQAGMVGINVPIPVPMAFHSFGGWKRSLFGPLHMHGPDGVRFYTRLKTVTARWPTGVRDPEFVMPTMK; this is translated from the coding sequence ATGAGCACCCAGCGCCACATCCCCCATTTCATCAACGGCCAAAGCCTGGCTGGCCGCAGCGGCTGCCACGCTGAGGTGTTCGACCCGGCCACGGGTCGGGTGCAGGCCCAAGTGCCGCTGGCAACGGCTGCCGAGGCGGCGCAGGCGGTGGCCGCCGCCCAAGCCGCTTTCCCGGCTTGGGGCCAAACGCCGCCGCTGCAGCGCGCGCGGGTGTTGTTTCGCTTCAAGGAATTGCTGGAGCGCCATGCCGATGAAATCGCCGCCGCCATCAGCGCCGAGCACGGCAAGGTGCTGGCCGACGCCCACGGCGAGCTCACGCGCGGGCTAGAGGTGGTCGAGTTCGCCTGTGGCGCGCCGCACCTGCTCAAGGGCGAGCATTCGATCAACGTCGGCCGCGGGGTGGATTCCTACACTGAGTACGCGCCGCTGGGGGTGGTGGCGGGCGTTACGCCTTTCAATTTTCCCTGCATGGTGCCGATGTGGATGTTCCCGGTGGCGCTGGCTTGCGGCAACACCTTCGTGCTCAAGCCCTCCGAGCGCGTGCCGAGCGCGCCGCTGATCTTGGCCCGGCTGCTCAAGGATGCTGGCCTACCCGATGGCGTGTTCAACGTGCTGCAGGGCGACCGGGTGGCGGTCGATGCCCTGCTCGACGACCCGCGTGTGCAGGCGCTCAGCTTCGTGGGCTCGACGCCGGTGGCCGATTACATCTATGCCCGCGGCAGCGCACTGGGCAAGCGCGTGCAGGCCTTGGGCGGGGCCAAGAACCACATGGTGATCCTGCCCGACGCCGATCTGGAGCAAGCCGCCGCCGCGCTGCTCGGGGCCGCATACGGTTCGGCGGGCGAGCGCTGCATGGCCATTTCGGTGGCGGTGTGCGTGGGCGATGCCACGGCCGAGGCGCTGATCGCCAAGCTGCGGCCCTTGGTCGAGGGGCTGCGCATCGGGCCCGGCAACCAAGCCGAGCCCGATATCGGCCCGCTGGTGACGGCGGCGCACCGCGAGCGCGTGCGCGCCTACGTGGATTCCGGCGTGGCCGAGGGCGCCGAGCTGCTGGTCGATGGCCGCAGCTTGCGCGTACCCGGCTACGAGGATGGGTTTTTTCTGGGCGGCTGCCTGTTTGACCGCGTCCGCCCCGAGATGCGCATCTACCGCGAAGAAATTTTTGGCCCGGTGCTGTGCCTGCTGCGCGTGCCCGATTTCGAGGCCGCCCTCAAGCTGGTCGATGAGCACGAATACGGCAACGGAACCGCCATTTTCACCCGCGATGGCGACGCGGCGCGCCAGTTTGCGCACCGGGTGCAGGCGGGCATGGTCGGCATCAACGTGCCGATCCCGGTGCCGATGGCGTTTCACAGCTTTGGCGGCTGGAAGCGCAGCCTGTTTGGCCCGCTGCACATGCACGGCCCCGACGGGGTGCGCTTTTATACTCGGCTCAAGACCGTGACCGCGCGCTGGCCCACCGGCGTGCGCGACCCCGAATTCGTCATGCCAACGATGAAGTAG
- the bfr gene encoding bacterioferritin, with the protein MQGDIQVIGHLQAQLKNELTAINQYFVHYRMLKHWGLDKLAQKEYQESIGEMKHADRLMDRIFTLDGLPNLQDLGKLNIGENVPEILSSDLTLERTAQATIKDGIAHCESVRDYVSRDLLLEILEDTEEHIDFLETQIDLIDKVGAQNYLQSMMGSVE; encoded by the coding sequence ATGCAAGGCGACATACAAGTCATCGGCCATCTGCAAGCCCAGCTCAAAAACGAGCTGACCGCCATCAACCAGTATTTCGTGCACTACCGCATGCTCAAACACTGGGGCTTGGACAAGTTGGCGCAAAAAGAGTACCAAGAATCGATCGGCGAGATGAAGCACGCCGACCGCCTGATGGACCGCATTTTCACCCTCGACGGCCTGCCCAATCTGCAAGATTTGGGCAAGCTCAACATCGGTGAGAACGTGCCCGAGATTCTGAGCAGCGACCTGACCTTGGAGCGCACTGCCCAAGCCACCATCAAAGACGGCATCGCCCACTGCGAGAGCGTACGCGACTACGTTTCGCGCGACCTGCTGCTCGAGATTTTGGAAGACACCGAAGAACACATCGACTTTCTGGAAACCCAGATCGACCTGATCGACAAGGTCGGGGCGCAGAACTACCTGCAGAGCATGATGGGCAGCGTCGAATAA
- a CDS encoding PP2C family protein-serine/threonine phosphatase, with the protein MSAPYRISASTGIDQGDRPYQQDQLGLLAHRYIKGCLLGVIADGMGGLAGGRKAADQVLLTAQQLFDQFDPSTDDGAAFLLRLAQEAHIGIRLTAAAADLEPHSTLASFLILPSGDCHFVHSGDSRLYHFRGSQLLHRSKDHSLVEALVEQGQLNEEQARTDPRSNLLLHCLGTQQAPTIDSHRCEPLQVGDVLLACSDGIWQCFTGQELNTLLQRATPRQACEELVAQARLRAYGHCDNLSLIVLRLDPPAAPQSLLRPT; encoded by the coding sequence ATGTCCGCCCCTTACCGCATCAGCGCCAGCACCGGGATCGACCAAGGCGATCGCCCGTATCAGCAAGACCAGCTCGGCTTGCTGGCGCATCGCTACATCAAGGGCTGCTTGCTGGGCGTGATTGCCGACGGCATGGGCGGGCTGGCGGGCGGACGCAAGGCGGCGGATCAGGTGCTGTTGACGGCGCAGCAGTTGTTTGATCAATTCGATCCGTCCACCGACGATGGGGCGGCGTTTTTGCTGCGCTTGGCGCAAGAGGCGCACATCGGCATCCGCCTGACGGCCGCCGCCGCCGACTTGGAGCCGCACAGCACCTTGGCCAGTTTTTTGATACTGCCCAGCGGCGACTGCCACTTCGTGCACTCGGGCGATTCGCGTTTGTACCATTTTCGCGGATCGCAGTTGCTGCACCGGAGCAAGGACCATTCGCTGGTTGAAGCGCTGGTCGAACAAGGCCAGCTGAATGAAGAGCAAGCCCGAACCGACCCGCGCAGCAACCTGTTGTTGCATTGCCTAGGCACCCAACAAGCCCCCACCATCGACAGCCACCGCTGTGAACCGCTGCAAGTGGGCGATGTGCTGCTGGCTTGCAGCGACGGCATTTGGCAATGTTTTACAGGCCAAGAGCTAAACACCCTGCTGCAACGCGCCACACCCCGCCAGGCTTGCGAGGAACTGGTGGCGCAGGCGCGACTGCGCGCCTACGGCCATTGCGACAACCTGAGCCTGATCGTGCTCAGGCTCGACCCTCCCGCAGCGCCCCAGTCCTTGCTGCGCCCTACCTAA
- a CDS encoding EAL domain-containing protein produces MHSDSLGLAGQEQICSIRELIDSAALRVHFQPIVDLAGVSVYAHEALVRPPPNSPWNGPLELLASAQSENLTLEFELECLFRALWCWSRSARVGRLFLNISASVLVKAAERQQIVRLFDHAQALGLSLSSLVLELTEHEQVVEIDAIQSVIERLRRHGGALALDDFGDGRSSLRLWSELHPEYVKIDKYFVRDVNQHSHKLQTVQALSRLAEIFGAKLVAEGIETADELEILRDLGLPYAQGFYLGRPQADPVTVPLPDAERVLSSRQISVLPLQKQVSNRGLTARALLIEAPTVEAQASHELVAGLFKQHKGLHALALMEGERPVGLISRKTLQDLFLQIFFRDIYGGRPCRLHANPDPLLVDIHTPIENLTEILTAADQRYLSEGFIITEGGQYRGLGTGADLVRMVTEARIEAARHANPLTFLPGNIPITLHIQRLLDNQQDFIACYADLNQFKAFNDHYGYWRGDAVIRLQAECLQAVCDPRRDFIGHVGGDDFVLLLQSPDWHERLERSVQTFNRKALELYDQADQIAGGVHAEDRNGQLRFHPCTSVSLGVVKIAPGRYADAESVANAAASAKHHAKQSRSGLYLLEPAPQTAPTSPLR; encoded by the coding sequence ATGCATTCTGATTCCCTTGGGCTGGCTGGGCAGGAGCAAATCTGCAGCATCCGCGAACTGATCGACAGCGCGGCGCTGCGGGTGCATTTTCAGCCCATCGTCGATTTGGCCGGGGTTTCGGTCTATGCGCACGAAGCCTTGGTGCGACCGCCCCCCAACAGCCCGTGGAACGGCCCGCTCGAGCTGCTGGCCTCGGCGCAGAGCGAAAATTTAACGCTCGAGTTCGAGCTCGAATGCCTGTTTCGGGCCCTGTGGTGCTGGAGCCGCAGCGCGCGCGTCGGGCGGCTGTTTCTCAACATCAGCGCCTCGGTTTTGGTCAAGGCCGCCGAACGCCAGCAGATCGTGCGCCTATTCGACCACGCGCAGGCCCTCGGGCTGTCGCTCTCATCGCTGGTGCTCGAACTCACCGAGCACGAGCAGGTCGTCGAAATCGACGCCATCCAGAGCGTGATCGAGCGCCTGCGGCGCCACGGTGGGGCGCTGGCGCTCGATGATTTTGGCGACGGGCGCTCCAGCCTGCGCCTGTGGTCCGAGCTGCACCCCGAGTACGTCAAGATCGACAAATACTTCGTGCGCGATGTCAACCAACACAGCCACAAGCTGCAAACCGTGCAGGCCCTGAGCCGTCTGGCAGAGATCTTTGGCGCCAAGCTGGTGGCTGAAGGCATCGAAACGGCCGATGAGCTCGAAATCTTGCGCGATCTGGGGCTGCCTTACGCCCAAGGCTTCTACCTTGGGCGCCCGCAGGCCGATCCGGTCACTGTCCCCTTGCCCGATGCCGAGCGGGTGTTGAGCAGCCGCCAGATCAGCGTCTTGCCACTGCAAAAGCAGGTCAGCAACCGGGGCTTGACGGCACGCGCCTTGCTGATCGAAGCCCCCACGGTTGAGGCCCAAGCCAGCCACGAGCTGGTGGCGGGCCTGTTCAAGCAGCACAAGGGCTTGCACGCGCTGGCCCTGATGGAGGGCGAGCGCCCGGTGGGGCTGATCAGCCGCAAGACCTTGCAGGATTTGTTTCTCCAGATTTTCTTTCGCGACATCTACGGCGGCAGGCCGTGTCGCCTGCACGCCAACCCCGACCCCCTGCTGGTCGATATCCACACCCCAATCGAAAACCTGACCGAAATCCTGACCGCAGCCGACCAGCGCTACCTCAGCGAGGGCTTCATCATCACCGAAGGCGGCCAGTACCGGGGCCTAGGCACCGGGGCCGACCTGGTGCGCATGGTGACCGAGGCGCGCATCGAGGCGGCGCGGCACGCCAACCCGCTCACTTTCCTGCCCGGCAACATCCCGATCACGCTGCACATCCAGCGCCTGCTCGACAACCAGCAGGATTTCATCGCCTGCTACGCCGACCTGAACCAGTTCAAGGCCTTTAACGACCACTACGGCTACTGGCGTGGCGACGCCGTGATTCGCCTGCAAGCCGAGTGCCTGCAAGCCGTCTGCGACCCGCGGCGCGACTTCATCGGTCATGTGGGTGGCGACGACTTTGTGCTGCTGCTGCAAAGCCCAGACTGGCACGAGCGGCTCGAGCGCTCGGTGCAAACCTTCAACCGCAAGGCGCTCGAGCTCTACGACCAAGCCGATCAGATTGCGGGCGGCGTACACGCCGAAGACCGCAACGGCCAACTGCGCTTTCACCCTTGCACCAGCGTCAGCTTGGGCGTGGTCAAGATTGCGCCGGGTCGCTATGCCGACGCCGAGAGCGTGGCCAATGCCGCAGCCAGTGCCAAGCACCACGCCAAACAAAGCCGCTCCGGTTTGTATTTGCTCGAACCCGCGCCCCAAACCGCCCCCACTTCGCCGCTTAGGTAG
- a CDS encoding disulfide bond formation protein B — MMAWLDSLGQHPRRWLLLLALVCVGMFGYGLYLQHVVGLQPCPMCVVQRYALLGVMLLALLTAAFAQRGVHLAGSTAIALMASFGAFTAARQSWLQWYPPEFVTCGRDFYGMIASFPLERLIPMLFSGSGDCAKVDWWFLGLTIANWSFFVFTGMALLALAVFVALLRRRVR; from the coding sequence ATGATGGCTTGGCTTGACTCTTTGGGGCAACACCCGCGCCGCTGGCTGCTGCTGCTGGCGCTGGTGTGCGTGGGCATGTTTGGCTACGGCCTGTATTTGCAGCACGTGGTGGGCTTGCAGCCGTGCCCGATGTGCGTGGTGCAGCGCTACGCCTTGCTCGGCGTCATGCTGCTGGCGCTGCTCACTGCGGCCTTCGCGCAGCGTGGGGTGCATCTGGCGGGCTCGACCGCCATCGCGCTCATGGCCAGTTTTGGCGCCTTTACCGCCGCGCGCCAGAGCTGGTTGCAGTGGTACCCGCCCGAGTTCGTCACCTGCGGGCGCGACTTCTACGGCATGATCGCCAGCTTCCCGCTCGAGCGCCTGATCCCGATGCTGTTCAGCGGCAGCGGCGACTGTGCCAAGGTGGATTGGTGGTTTCTGGGCCTGACGATCGCCAACTGGTCTTTCTTTGTGTTCACGGGCATGGCACTGTTGGCATTGGCGGTGTTTGTGGCTTTGCTGCGCCGGCGCGTGCGCTAG
- a CDS encoding ferredoxin--NADP reductase: protein MSAFNEERVLSVHHWTDRLFSFTTTRDPSLRFSNGHFTMIGLRTEGGKPLLRAYSIASANYEEHLEFLSIKVPDGPLTSRLQHIVPGDTIVVGRKPTGTLLIDYLLPGKRLYLLGSGTGLAPWMSIVRDPATYEKFEQVVLVHGVREVKELAYYEYLTVDLPQHEFLGEMVRAQLRYYPTVTREPFKNRGRITDLIDNGKLAADLGLPALDPAQDRVMICGSPEMLRDLKRMMEQRQFVEGNTSTPGDYVIERAFVES, encoded by the coding sequence ATGAGCGCATTCAACGAAGAACGGGTCTTGAGCGTCCACCACTGGACCGACCGGCTGTTTAGCTTCACCACCACGCGCGACCCCTCGCTGCGCTTCTCCAACGGCCACTTCACCATGATCGGCCTGCGCACCGAGGGCGGCAAGCCCTTGCTGCGCGCCTACAGCATCGCCAGCGCCAATTACGAGGAGCACCTGGAGTTCCTCAGCATCAAGGTGCCCGACGGCCCGCTCACCAGCCGCTTGCAGCACATCGTGCCCGGCGACACCATCGTGGTCGGGCGCAAGCCCACCGGCACGCTGCTGATCGACTACCTGCTGCCGGGCAAGCGCCTGTATCTGCTCGGCTCCGGCACCGGGCTGGCGCCGTGGATGAGCATCGTGCGCGACCCGGCCACCTACGAGAAGTTCGAGCAGGTGGTGCTGGTGCACGGGGTGCGCGAAGTCAAGGAACTGGCCTACTACGAATACCTCACGGTGGACTTGCCGCAGCACGAGTTTCTGGGCGAGATGGTGCGCGCGCAACTGCGCTACTACCCGACCGTGACGCGCGAGCCCTTCAAAAACCGCGGCCGCATCACCGACCTGATCGATAACGGCAAGCTGGCCGCCGACCTGGGCCTGCCGGCGCTGGATCCGGCGCAGGATCGGGTCATGATCTGCGGCAGCCCCGAGATGCTGCGTGACCTCAAGCGCATGATGGAACAGCGCCAGTTCGTGGAAGGAAACACGAGTACGCCAGGCGACTATGTGATCGAGCGCGCCTTCGTCGAGAGCTGA
- a CDS encoding aspartate kinase: MALIVHKYGGTSMGSTERIRNVAKRVAKWQRAGHQMVVVPSAMSGETNRLLALAKELAPAAASSATERELDQLAATGEQASSALLAIALQAEGLAAVSYCGWQVPIRTNSAYTKARIEAIDQARIQADLAAGKVVVITGFQGVDADGHITTLGRGGSDTSAVAVAAAIGAHECLIYTDVDGVYTTDPRVVPEARRLARVSFEEMLEMASMGSKVLQIRSVEFAGKYRMPIRVLSSFTPWDIDLNTEAQSGTLITFEEQQTMEQAVVSGIAFNRDEAKITVLGVPDRPGIAYQILGAVAAANVEVDVIIQNISKEGKTDFSFTVHRNDYPKTLELLRSQVVPALGAAEVLGDARICKVSIVGIGMRSHVGVASRMFRSLSEEGINIQMISTSEIKTSVVIDEKYMELAVRALHREFDLDQPTDSLASN, translated from the coding sequence ATGGCACTCATCGTTCACAAATACGGCGGCACCAGCATGGGCTCGACCGAGCGCATCCGCAACGTCGCCAAACGCGTCGCCAAATGGCAGCGCGCCGGCCACCAGATGGTGGTGGTGCCCAGCGCCATGAGCGGCGAGACCAACCGCCTGCTGGCGCTGGCCAAAGAGCTGGCCCCGGCTGCGGCCAGTTCGGCCACTGAGCGCGAACTGGACCAACTCGCCGCCACCGGCGAGCAGGCCTCGTCGGCACTGCTGGCCATCGCCTTGCAGGCCGAAGGGCTGGCGGCCGTGAGCTACTGCGGCTGGCAGGTGCCGATCCGCACCAACAGCGCCTACACCAAGGCGCGCATCGAAGCCATAGACCAGGCCCGCATCCAGGCCGATCTGGCGGCCGGCAAGGTGGTGGTCATCACCGGCTTTCAGGGTGTCGATGCCGACGGCCACATCACCACGCTCGGGCGCGGCGGTTCGGACACCTCGGCGGTGGCGGTGGCCGCAGCCATCGGCGCGCACGAGTGCCTGATCTACACCGACGTCGACGGTGTCTACACCACCGACCCGCGCGTGGTGCCCGAGGCGCGCCGCCTGGCGCGCGTGAGCTTCGAAGAAATGCTGGAAATGGCCAGCATGGGCTCCAAGGTGCTGCAAATCCGCTCGGTCGAGTTTGCCGGCAAGTACCGCATGCCCATCCGCGTGTTGTCGAGCTTCACGCCCTGGGACATCGATCTGAACACCGAAGCCCAATCCGGCACCCTGATCACTTTTGAGGAACAGCAAACCATGGAACAAGCCGTCGTCTCCGGCATCGCCTTCAACCGCGACGAAGCCAAGATCACTGTGCTCGGCGTGCCCGATCGGCCCGGCATCGCCTACCAGATTCTGGGCGCGGTGGCGGCGGCCAACGTCGAAGTCGATGTCATCATCCAAAACATCAGCAAAGAAGGCAAGACCGACTTCAGCTTCACCGTACACCGCAACGACTACCCCAAAACGCTGGAGCTGCTGCGCAGCCAGGTTGTGCCCGCACTGGGCGCGGCCGAGGTGCTGGGCGATGCGCGCATCTGCAAGGTCAGCATCGTCGGCATCGGCATGCGCAGCCATGTGGGCGTGGCCAGCCGCATGTTTCGCAGTCTGAGCGAAGAGGGCATCAACATCCAGATGATCAGCACCTCCGAGATCAAGACCTCGGTCGTGATCGACGAAAAATACATGGAGCTGGCGGTGCGCGCCTTGCACCGCGAGTTCGACCTCGATCAGCCCACCGACAGCCTGGCCTCGAACTGA
- the tilS gene encoding tRNA lysidine(34) synthetase TilS, with translation MPTQAQAAPQPWAVAYSGGADSTALLRAAHALWPGRVQALHIHHGLQPAAEGFAEHAQRCCDQLGLPLRIERVQAGPARGQSPEEAARQARYAALARLAQAHGAAWVLLGQQAQDQIETLLLALSRGAGLPGLAAMPEAMQRHGVCFGRPWLHEDGAALRQWLDTQAVPYQQDPSNQDLRYTRNRIRAHLLPALLQHFPASLRTVARSTSQIAQAQRLLDELAAQDLLAVGNPPAIAAVQALSPDRQANLLRHWLRSQHGTQASAAQLQQLLHQVAACRTRGHQIEIKVGQGRVRRCGAHLDLESDAAMPPFII, from the coding sequence TTGCCCACGCAAGCGCAGGCCGCCCCCCAGCCTTGGGCCGTGGCCTACAGCGGCGGGGCCGATTCCACCGCGCTGCTGCGGGCGGCGCACGCGCTCTGGCCCGGCCGGGTGCAGGCCTTGCACATCCACCACGGTTTGCAGCCGGCGGCCGAAGGCTTTGCCGAGCACGCGCAGCGCTGCTGCGATCAACTCGGGCTGCCGCTGCGCATCGAGCGGGTGCAAGCTGGGCCCGCGCGCGGCCAAAGCCCGGAAGAGGCGGCGCGCCAAGCCCGCTACGCGGCGCTGGCGCGGCTGGCCCAAGCCCACGGCGCGGCTTGGGTGCTGCTGGGGCAGCAGGCGCAAGACCAGATCGAAACCCTGCTGCTGGCGCTCAGCCGCGGCGCCGGGCTGCCGGGGCTGGCGGCCATGCCCGAGGCCATGCAGCGCCACGGGGTCTGCTTTGGCCGCCCTTGGCTGCACGAAGACGGCGCGGCGCTGCGCCAGTGGCTCGACACCCAAGCCGTGCCCTACCAGCAAGACCCGAGCAACCAAGACTTGCGCTACACCCGCAACCGCATCCGCGCGCACCTGCTGCCTGCGCTGCTGCAGCACTTTCCCGCCAGCCTGCGCACGGTGGCGCGCAGCACCAGCCAGATTGCCCAGGCGCAGCGCCTGCTGGACGAGCTGGCGGCGCAGGACTTGCTGGCGGTGGGCAACCCGCCCGCCATCGCCGCCGTACAAGCCTTAAGCCCCGACCGCCAAGCCAACCTGCTGCGCCACTGGCTGCGCAGCCAGCACGGCACCCAGGCCAGCGCCGCCCAACTGCAGCAACTGCTGCACCAAGTGGCCGCCTGTCGCACCCGGGGCCACCAAATCGAGATCAAGGTGGGGCAGGGGCGGGTGCGGCGTTGCGGTGCGCACTTGGATCTTGAGTCGGATGCTGCCATGCCGCCATTTATAATTTGA
- a CDS encoding acetyl-CoA carboxylase carboxyltransferase subunit alpha produces the protein MAKKSFLDFEQPIAELESKIEELRYVQSESAVDISQEIEQLSKKSLQLTKDIYTHLTPWQVTKIARHSERPYTLDYVREIFTHFVELHGDRHFSDDQSIVGGLARFNGQPCMVLGQQKGRDTKERTLRNFGMTRPEGYRKALRLMKLAEKFRLPVFTFVDTPGAFPGIDAEERSQSEAIGRNIYEMAQLEVPIISTIIGEGGSGGALAIAVADQVLMLQYAVYSVISPEGCASILWKTSERASDAAEALGITAHRLKALGLVDKIVSEPVGGAHRDPKQMAVFLKRALTDALRQVADYKPKELLEQRHARLNGFGRYTDTKADSRSGSGRAESHAG, from the coding sequence TTGGCCAAAAAAAGTTTCCTCGACTTCGAGCAACCGATTGCCGAGCTGGAAAGCAAAATCGAAGAGCTGCGCTACGTGCAGAGCGAATCGGCGGTCGATATCTCGCAAGAGATCGAGCAGCTCAGCAAAAAAAGCCTGCAACTCACCAAGGACATCTACACCCACCTGACGCCGTGGCAGGTGACGAAAATCGCCCGCCACAGCGAGCGCCCCTACACGCTCGACTACGTGCGCGAGATTTTTACGCACTTTGTCGAGCTGCACGGCGACCGCCACTTTTCCGATGACCAGAGCATCGTGGGCGGGCTGGCGCGCTTCAACGGCCAGCCCTGCATGGTGTTGGGTCAGCAAAAAGGCCGCGACACCAAGGAGCGCACGCTGCGCAACTTTGGCATGACGCGCCCCGAGGGCTACCGCAAGGCGCTGCGCCTGATGAAGCTGGCCGAGAAGTTCCGCCTGCCGGTGTTCACCTTTGTCGACACCCCCGGAGCCTTTCCCGGCATCGATGCCGAGGAGCGCAGCCAGTCCGAAGCCATCGGGCGCAACATCTACGAGATGGCGCAGCTCGAAGTACCGATCATCAGCACCATCATCGGCGAAGGCGGCTCCGGCGGCGCGCTGGCCATTGCCGTGGCCGATCAGGTGCTGATGCTGCAATACGCGGTTTATTCGGTCATCAGCCCCGAGGGTTGCGCCTCGATCTTGTGGAAAACCAGCGAACGCGCCAGCGACGCCGCCGAGGCGCTGGGCATCACCGCGCACCGTCTGAAGGCGCTCGGGCTGGTGGACAAGATCGTCAGCGAGCCGGTGGGCGGCGCGCACCGCGACCCCAAGCAGATGGCGGTGTTCCTCAAGCGCGCGCTCACCGATGCCCTGCGCCAGGTGGCCGACTACAAGCCCAAAGAGCTGCTGGAGCAGCGCCACGCCCGCCTCAACGGCTTTGGCCGCTACACCGACACCAAGGCCGACAGCCGCAGCGGCAGCGGTCGCGCCGAAAGCCACGCGGGTTGA
- a CDS encoding DNA-3-methyladenine glycosylase family protein, whose translation MGAVRVPKAVAAAAAAAAAAVVCPAAAAVPGSIPPPGSVSFCRVPPYWAEACTHLSERDRVLCKLIPHTPHTGLQSHGDPFVTLVRSVIGQQISVVAAQAVWQRFEKLLPQFEPAALLRLRVDEMRAAGLSARKVEYLVDLALHFDSGQMRPEDWPGMDDEAIVKQLVAIRGIGRWTAEMFLIFHLLRPNVLPLDDVGLIRGISQSYFSGEPVSRSDAREVAAPWGPYCSVATWYIWRSLDPLPVAY comes from the coding sequence ATGGGAGCCGTTCGCGTGCCCAAGGCCGTAGCCGCCGCAGCCGCAGCCGCAGCCGCAGCCGTCGTTTGCCCTGCGGCCGCAGCGGTGCCCGGCAGCATCCCGCCGCCCGGCTCGGTGTCATTCTGTCGGGTGCCACCCTACTGGGCCGAGGCCTGTACCCACCTGAGCGAGCGCGACCGGGTGTTATGCAAGCTCATCCCCCACACGCCGCACACGGGCTTGCAGTCGCACGGCGACCCCTTCGTCACCCTGGTGCGCAGCGTGATCGGGCAGCAGATTTCGGTGGTGGCGGCGCAAGCCGTGTGGCAGCGTTTCGAAAAGCTGCTGCCCCAATTCGAGCCCGCCGCCTTGCTGCGGCTGCGCGTGGATGAGATGCGCGCCGCCGGTCTGAGCGCGCGCAAGGTCGAGTATCTGGTTGATTTGGCCTTGCACTTCGACAGCGGCCAGATGCGCCCCGAAGACTGGCCGGGCATGGACGACGAGGCCATCGTGAAGCAACTGGTGGCGATTCGCGGCATCGGGCGCTGGACCGCCGAGATGTTCCTGATTTTTCACCTGCTGCGCCCCAACGTGTTGCCGCTCGACGACGTGGGCCTGATCCGGGGCATCAGCCAGAGTTATTTTTCGGGCGAGCCGGTCAGCCGCAGCGACGCGCGCGAAGTCGCCGCCCCCTGGGGCCCCTATTGCAGCGTGGCGACTTGGTATATTTGGCGCTCGCTGGACCCGCTGCCGGTGGCGTATTGA